GCCAAAACAGCGGCTATCTGGTCATTGCCTTAACTCACTGAATGCCAGCCAAAGAGGCTTAATGGAGCCCAAACTCCTTAGGAGGTTCTTAAAGTCCAGGAGAGGAAGAGCCTCGAAAAGCTGATCAGTCTGATTCTCCGCTCCCTTGTTTTCCTTCTGATTTATTTGTTTAGCCATTCCTTTATTTTATCACTTCATAAGCTGCCTGTCTGGAACAGGACGCTCAGGATTTATCATGAACCCAGTGCTGGGAATACAAGTGGCGTATTAATTTATGCCCTGAGAAGTGGGCAtgttttagagaaaaggtgacatGATAGACGTTCATTAAAAATATATGCGCAAAAGGTTTTCTCCTCTCAAAacgctagaactcatggacatccaatgaagacaAATgcttgaagattcaggacagataaaagaaatttCTTCCCAGGGCGCaaggttaaactgtggaactcacgcCCGCAGGAAGCAGAGATGATCTCCAGTTTGGATGACTTAAGAgaaggattagacagattcatgagGAGAAGGCTGTTGATTATTACTAGCCACAATTACTATGTTTTTcctccataggtaaaggtaaagggacccctgaccattaggtccagtcgtggccgactctgtagttgcagcgctcatctcgctttattggctgagggagccggcgtacagcttccaggtcatgtggccagcatgactaagccacttctggcgaaccagagcagcgcacggaaatgccgcttaccttcccgccggagcagtacctatttatctacttgcactttgacgtgctttcaaactgctaggtaggcaggaacagggactgagcaatgggagctcaccccgtcgtggggatttgaaccgccgaccttctgatcggcaagtcctaggctctgtggtttaacccacagcgccacccgcgttccttttTCCTCCATAGATCAAGGCattagtgcttctgaataccagttcctggaaacaacaggaggggagagtgctcttctcCTCGGGTTCTGCTTacaggtttcctgcaggcatctggttgtccattgTGGGAAGAAGGTGCTGGACTGGACAGGCCTGATCtgacaggctcttcttacattcttacggtgcagggaaggggtgtgtggggcacttcagatgttgttggattacagctctaATCCTTAtccatcactggccatgctggctgggtctagGAATGTACAGATCTATTCAAATtccagtttctttcagtttcccaGTCTAACATTCAGCTTGGCAGTTTTCTGCATGgggttgaatttatttattttaagttctCAAAAAAATTCACCACCATTTAAGTGTGCATTTCCCTTAATATACGCATTTTCCCGTGCAAGTTTGCCCAGCAAGTTTACatcatataatgcatttctgtatgttgttttcacaaatatatgtatttttacacTCGCTTTCTCTTAATATATACTTTTCCCTGCATAGACACTGCATCACCTTCCAAATGGCTCCAAACTGTGGATCATGCAGAAGTTGTGAGGGCCTCTTCCATCACACAACAGAAAGAACACATTCCAGCTGATCCCTGGAGCACTATAGTCTATGCATATACACTggtctgggtggggctgatgggggttataACCCAAAATATCtagaaggcacctggttggcaaaggctgccacaGCAAATAATATGGGTTGAAGCGGCAGTGTGCTTAGAGGGAATTGCCAAGTAAGGGGGCAGCTGAGCAATGGAGATAAAGTGCAGGATTGCACCAGTGTGTTCATCTCCTTCAGCTCACAGCAATGCTTTGGCTAGTCTCATGAAGCAGCAGATACCCAATTCTGGGAGTTTAATTTTTATGACCCTGCAGTGCAGATTAAGTGGGAGTTTAACTAATTTCCTTTATCCTGTTTGAAATATGATAACACCCTATCCAATCTTGTTAATAGACACCCAGCCTTAAGGTTTCAGCATCATTTGTATTGGGTTCTGATAAAAAAAAACTTCCGCACGCATGGATTGATTCATGTGTTTAGCCAGTATATCAAATTGTTAAGCATCCTTGACCTCCCTTTGGGATGAAATGTGCTATGCAAATGTCAGATATATTTATCATCAGCAGACGAGCAATTATACTAAGTGCTGTGAAAGTGCAATCTCGAGATGAGGAATAAaactgaaaggaaataaaaaaaggatcAAGCCTAACAGTTGAGCTTCAAAGCTTCCTCGTTTGAACGAAAGGCATGAGAAGCAAACAAGAACACAACTAAGCCAGCGTTCCAAAAGTGGCAAAACATGAAAAAGCAGCATGGAGGTATTCTGTTGTTTGTTATACCCCATTCACATGCTCTTTGCCTAAATGTGGCATAATCTGACCATTGGGGAACGCTCCTAGTCCTGCCCCTGGCATCAAACACACTTCCTGACTCTGGCTCTAGATGTCCACATGTTAGCAGACTCTTctgcacaaaaataaaaaagggcttCCATGCAAACATCAGCAGTATTTGGGACATTATAACCTATCCCATTGTCTGGGGAAAGtgaaaagtcttcacctgccaccAAAAAGACAGTATGTACACCAGAACACACAATTCAGCTGAAAACTGGCTGTCTTTTTGCTTTCTGTCTCTCTTAAACAGCATTCACACCAACGATGCAGAAGAAATTCTAAGGTTCTTTTAGTATTTATTATCTGTGAAAACGCCATTAAGATTTAGGAACGGCCCATTTATGGTGATGAATAATACCACAGGTTGTCTTAACTCTTAAGAGCTGTCAAGAATTAGTCTCTTCTCAAATATGCAAATGTGCCTCCTTTTAAGGGACTAAGTGTTCAGTTAGGTTTAATAAAGCAGACTTGGGCATCACGAAAGGGTGGCAAAGctattgaatttattattatgcCTTTACACACAGAGAAGCATCTTGGGCTCagtgatggaaggaaggaaggacatagatgtaatgaaatgaaaacaaaacacaatgtaGATTTCATACGGTTATTTGATAAGTTGTTTGGCTTTATGTGTTCCACTTTGCGAGTATATTTTCCTGAAAAGTGTGATAAGATACATAACCAATTCATTAATTAAACCCATATTTTCTGCTGAGGAGCCAAAATGGAGTCTCAGgttatattattactattgtttttgttatgtattttgtgtttttatcttgtgttttgtgttgtaaaccgcctgagatctttggatgaagggcggcgtacaaataaataaaaacaatacaatcacTTGCCAGTTTTCACCTGGTTGAGTCACTATGGAAGCTACGGGGATTCAGTCAAGAGTTCTACCTACAGACATTATATTATTTAACAACTTTCCTATTTACTGCACAAGGTGTTCCTATTTTTATTCGCCATGCCTTCTACTGGTCTGCCTTCTACTTGGATGCCATTCCGTTTGACTGGGTTGCCTGTCTTTGAAGGACTCACCTTACATTTGAAGGGCTTGACATCTGAGTGGACAATCATATGGGCTTTGAGCGTCTGTTTCTGCACGAAGCTCTTGAAGCACAAATGGCACTGGTAGGCCCTGATGTTGGTGTGAATTAATACGTGTCTCTTCATATTAGCGAGTAGCGTGAACTCTCGGCCACAGATCCCACACTTGTGCTCCTTCACACCCTTGAAAAACAGAACAGCAAGGAAACTGAAACATATAGCTATTTTAAGACCTGCACAGCAATTCCCGATTTCTCACTTTAGTGGGAATGACCATCTGCCACATCCTTTCCTGGTCTTTTCATTAAATGTCTTGTTGcacttcaacttccatcagccccagctagcatagccaatggtcaggatggtaggagttgtagtttGCCATCCCTGGTTCAAACGCAGGTACATTTAGAAGCTCACCAATAAGGTACCTATAGCCCACCAGTTGGGaattgttaagtataattgtttaactgacactgaaatggagaatgcctgtGTGTGTTGCTGAAAGGGTTTAAGTGGAAAATTCAATTGAAGCTAAAGATAAGCAAGAAGAGCCCTATGAGCTGCTTCACGAGTTGACAATTGCTCTCTGGTAGCTATGATGAGGTGTTTAAATTTAGATCACATGGGAGGCTATTGAATTGCAAATCCGCCATCTTGGAAGGATGGTGGCTAGAATCTTTGTTCCCAGGCTCCGTGGAGTAAGGATATGTAAATGGCTctccaggagcacacagcctcaGGCTGGAATGGAGGCTGGAAGTGAGGAGAGACAAAGTTTTGACCTCAATCCTGTTTAAAGCTATTTTTAAGAAGAGACTGAACCTATGCTTGAATAAGCATATATTTTATGGAGCTGTTTGGGTAtatctttgatgtttttattctgttttgaagaaagttctgcaagtaaagttttgaataatATTGAATGGCTCTGGACGATGTTTCGCTCCAAAAAGAACCAGTTGTAGGGCGGTGGGTTTttcttgctgttttattttcatggtacagaagataaatgTTGATgaaacaattgttacaacagtaaacaacaagtaACTTGTCCTGAGCCATTTTTTAGGCATTCGGCCgcttcaagctgcacaatattaatatctgcgaCAGGAATCACTGACACTGACTTACCTTATGAGTCAAGGAGTGCTGCTTGAGGTGATGGGGCTGAACAAACTCCATGCCGCATTCGGTGCAGATGTACGGGCGGATGTCCTTGTGCTTCATCATGTGATTCTGCAGCTGGCTTGGGTACTGGAAGGTCTTATCACACTCCGTGCAGCTGTACTGTATAGGGCCTCGATGGGTGGTCAGGTGCCTCTTCAGCTGAGCCAAGGTCGGGAAATCAAGGCCGCACTCAATGCAAATATTCTCCCGGCCGCTCTCATGCTTGGACTCGTGGGCTTTCAACTCGCTAGGGTAGGCAAAACCTCTCCCGCAGATCCTGCAGCTGTAAGGCTTGACGTCGCTGTGCTGCATCATGTGTCTCTTCAGGTGGCTGGTTTGGGTGAAGGCCTTGTGGCACACTTGGCATTTGTGAGGCCGGGTGCCCTGGTGGGTGAGCATGTGGGTGTGCAAGTGGCTCAGCTGCTTGAAAAGCTTGCCGCAGCGAGAGCAAGCGTGCGGCTTGATGCCGCTATGCCCCAGAATGTGGGTGACCAGGTTGTATTTGGACGTGTAGGACTTGTCGCACATGGGACACTGCCAGCGCTTTTGTTCCCCTCCCACATCGACGTAATAGCTGTCATCGATCTGAATGTTGACATCCACCCTCTCCACCTTTTGTTTACTTTCAGCTTGTTCCCCTAACTCCGTCCTCCTGGAGAAGGGAGGCTCCGGAGGCCTTTTCAGTGGGAAAGGGCTCCTGAAATGAAAATCTGGGGGCATAAGAAATGGAAACATCATAGAAGGGTGAACTTTAGGGTAGTACGGATAGGGCACCTGCAGAAATGGGGCAGGCCCAGGCCAGAGCACATTAGGCTTGATGGGTTCTTCCTTGATAGGCTGTGCTCCAAAGTGTTCCAGTGTTCTGTAGAACTGAAAGCCAATGTTGCACAGGTCAATCATGTGGGCGTTGTAGTTTGGCTGTGTGTGGTGGTGCTGGAATATTACAGGGAGGTCAGGAGAACCTGCAGTGGGGATGTCTTCAGACCTGTGCGACGGGGAGGTGGGCTCTCCTGGTGAGACGGCAGAGGGCATTTTCGTGGGCATGCTTTTACGCTTGCGAGATCCCCCTTCTAAGGAGCCCTGGAAGTTCTGCAGTTCTGCAGGGGAAGGGCCATATCCAAACTGGGCAAGCTGTGCTCTGAATTCTTCATTGAGGGGTGAAGCTACGTCTGACTTCACAACAGGGTCCAAGCAGTGGGGAAAGGGAAGGGTTTGTATGCCATCCATATTGCAGGGAGCTTCCTCTTTCTTCATCGCATTTAATTCCTCTTGCATACTCTAGCTTCCTTTAAATAAAAAGTAAACGTTTTTAAATTCACTCTTGTTCTCGTTCGTTACATCATATTTAACTTTAATGATTGGTGCCTTTTGGTGTTCAAGTAGAAGCCCCAGAGTTCCAATTTGAATGGTGGGAGTTCGTTCTAGAGTGCCCTGAACATGCAGAAATGTATTTCTTTCAAGCCTTGAGCAGCACCCAAATCCAGTCCAGTACACATCTgcactaaggggggggggagtttttctgACTTTTTTCTTCCTGTTCTGCCCATGAGCCAAGAAGACGACAGTCCAGCCAGACCTTAAAATTCTAACTGGCTGGACTGCCAGGAAAATAGGCAGTTTGGTTGGCCATGCTAGCAGAAGGAGGAATAAAGCACCCTAGAAGACTTCTACACTCACTGTAAGTTTGCAGCTCTGTGGTAGAGCTCacactttgtatgcagaaggtcctgggttcaatccctagcattgtCAGATAGGGCTAGGAAAGAGCCCTCTCTaggattctggagagctgctgacacTCATTATATACAATACTTAGCCTGAtggactcggtataaggcagctttctatgtgtcTGTGACCTGATCCTGCCTGGTCCCAGAAGGCAGTCTTGCTGGTGCTGAATCAACACCCGCAGTGCCCTGATTTGAAGCCATCTGATATGTCCTTCGATGTCTGGGTTCTGCTGTTCTCTGTCCAGCAATTTAAATCAAGCTTGGAGTGTGCATTAGCTCTTTGCCCTAATGTACAATGTCCATTGAAGAAATGTGCATTTAGCATAAGAATCAATACTGCAGGATTTGTACTTACATTAATTCATCTCCTTTGTGCCaaatctgctttaaatgcatcTGCACAGGCTCCAGGAGGCATTTGTGTCTAAGGAATAGATAGAGAACAATCATTCTTCAAACTGTGTTATAGTTGTGACAGTCGTTTTATGCTCGACGTTCTGTTACTGTTTTATGGTGCAAAGACGGAAGCAATAATAAAATTGTCTCAGGACACGGTGTGCTCtcttgtttctctctccccccccccatacttgtAAAAAGGTTTTGAAGAAAGACATAAGGCACAATGCGACAGTGGCTGTATGTTTTTTGTTGGACTGTGAAATGCAAATGAGTTCTACATGTTCCCTTCTCAGACATCCCACCCTATAtatcagggtgggggtgggggtgctagCCTTTTTCTTCCTCAGGTTCACTTGCAAGGTTGTGGCCAACCCTCCAGGGCCACATCCCAGCAGTGGTGGCGGCGGCCAAAATTGTCATATATGCACTGCACTCATCACAGGCCACGCATGCACACTCACAACAACACTCTGGTAAGGGCAGAAAGGTGAAACTCTCCCTCCCCAAACTCTGCCATCACAAAGCTTCTCAGCTTTACCTGAATAAACTCTCCCTCCCCAAACTCTGTCATCACAAAGCTTCTCAGCTTTACCTGAATAAAACTGCATgtctgtgtaaaaaggtaaagggacccctgaccattaggtccagtcgtggccgactctggggttgcggcgcatatcttgctttattggccaagggagccagcgtacaacttctgggtcatgtggccagcatggctaagccacttctggcaaaaccagagcagcgcacggaaacgctgtttaccttcccgccagaacggtacctatttatctacttgcactttgcatgTCTGTGTAGCCTTGTCTAAACAAAATAGTTTTTAGCAGTATTGAAAAGAGGGCAACGATGGTGCCTAGCTAATACCAATAGTTCAGTGGAAGTTATGTCGGAGCAAACGTGCTTAGAACTACACTGTTAATTTTTGGCATACTGAGCAGCAGTATTTCCAGTGCAACCTCCTTTCTGTAAGTTTATATCTAGGAACAACTGTATCCCATTGATTCTCACAATCTGACCAAGTTTCTGAGATGCTCACTATATCCATGCTAACAATTTCTAGGGGAGGTAGCTGTATTAGTCTCTGTGACACACGTGGATGCCAACTTTGTCTCCATTTCTACTTGAGGAGAAATATTGCAGGACCGAAAAAAGCCATTCACATCAGGGGTTTCTTTCACCTGCTTAATTGCCAATGTCATCATTTGCCAACAATGCCCTTTATATTTTACACAGGACAAACGTGTCAGCTCAAAATGAGCACCTATATGACATCAGCGGCATGCCCAATACATTGTTCATATAAAAAGCATCTGAagtcttatttttattcattcccATTGCTTTAGTCTTTCAAAGCCACCATGCTATGCCGAGGTTCTAACTTCCCCAGAGCTGCAGAATGGTTAGAACCCGGCTGCCCTAGAGAGACCGGAACGTCACTGTGAGGTTATATTTGGCAACAGGCCAATATCATAAGGTCACTgagcagaatcctgggaaccacacAGAAATATACTCTTTCAGATTAAAATAAACTTGGAAGTGGAGACCAAGCAAAATGTAAAATGAACAAATTTCACCTGCGGAAATTAGACTTTCACCTGATTAAATCAGCGTCTCTGTAAGGCCAGTGAACGAAGGACCTTGGTATAGACTTC
This genomic stretch from Podarcis muralis chromosome 11, rPodMur119.hap1.1, whole genome shotgun sequence harbors:
- the ZNF366 gene encoding zinc finger protein 366, whose amino-acid sequence is MQEELNAMKKEEAPCNMDGIQTLPFPHCLDPVVKSDVASPLNEEFRAQLAQFGYGPSPAELQNFQGSLEGGSRKRKSMPTKMPSAVSPGEPTSPSHRSEDIPTAGSPDLPVIFQHHHTQPNYNAHMIDLCNIGFQFYRTLEHFGAQPIKEEPIKPNVLWPGPAPFLQVPYPYYPKVHPSMMFPFLMPPDFHFRSPFPLKRPPEPPFSRRTELGEQAESKQKVERVDVNIQIDDSYYVDVGGEQKRWQCPMCDKSYTSKYNLVTHILGHSGIKPHACSRCGKLFKQLSHLHTHMLTHQGTRPHKCQVCHKAFTQTSHLKRHMMQHSDVKPYSCRICGRGFAYPSELKAHESKHESGRENICIECGLDFPTLAQLKRHLTTHRGPIQYSCTECDKTFQYPSQLQNHMMKHKDIRPYICTECGMEFVQPHHLKQHSLTHKGVKEHKCGICGREFTLLANMKRHVLIHTNIRAYQCHLCFKSFVQKQTLKAHMIVHSDVKPFKCKLCGKEFNRMHNLMGHMHLHSDSKPFKCLYCPSKFTLKGNLTRHMKVKHGVMERGFRSQGHGRERIRTSQTDASRSLEQEEPFDLSQKSQGKGLSFHSDGESAKGSSCHEEDEDNCYGVEPQSPAMYHSNSKPDFSSQSGLKMKDFRESYCDEKEKMLDSKCEERKENNGNQSRGERDFANNDGRHMGFSHFENNRLTQSLSDYLYFQHRNKSLKELLERKMEKQTVFLGI